Genomic DNA from Scomber scombrus chromosome 21, fScoSco1.1, whole genome shotgun sequence:
TAATGGAACAAACAGCTCTCGAGAACTTGATGGAAGTTCTCCTGAAATTGCCCTGCAACAACCTTTTCTTTATTTCGGACACTTGTATAATCAGATTTATGTATGTAATAAATATTTTGGCAATATAAAACATCAATTTTTGTAGGTTTGCAACAATTCTTGTATATTTTGTGAAAGGATGACATTTTCATCCACTATAACTTTCAAAACAAGAAGTGTATTTTgcatatgcaaaaacaaacaacataaataaaaaaaaatagcagaaTATTTTGTGAAACTAAAAATACTTCACATTAAACTTCAAAATGTTCTCAGTATTGGAGTTAGTTGTAATCAATATATTGTCTGTCTGAGACTGTAGTCGATACCTACTAATTCCTTGCTAGTAAGAACTGATTTATGTGTTTACAGGTCAACCACAATGGATACTTGACCTTTAACGGATCATGGTATTCTTGGATACCTCAGAGGTTCCCAGCACATGGAGCAAGCGATATCATAGCACCATTCTGGACAGATTTAGACCACAGAGAAAATGGTCAGGTTTACTACAACCAATACACCAGTGGCAGAATTCTCCAACAAGCTACACAAGACATTAATAGGTATTTCCCAGGGTTGAACTTCCATGCCAACTGGGTCTTTGTTGCAACATGGTACGAGGTGGCGTACTATCCAACAACTGGAACAGTAAGTGAACTTGCTCTACATGGTGAAATACATTCATTGTTTTATCtacaatgttattattatgttctactattaaactgtatttactaTGAAAACCATGAGTAATGTTTTTCAGCAAACAACTGTCCAAGCAGTCTTGATCTCTGGCGGCcgttattcatttgttttgatgAACTATGGGATAATAGCCTTAACCAATCACATTGTGCAGGTCAGAACCACAATAATGATATGCATTGCTGTATAAAATAAGTCCTTTTaagttgccatgacagtaaagtacaaattcaaaacataaacatttgttttatctaTGTTACATGCATTTCCAGGCTGGATATGACACAGTAAACTCCACCCACCATTTTACCATCCCTGGATCATTCTCTAACAATGCAACAGGAGGTAACTCAATTTTCCGCCTGAGCAGCAACGTCAATGTACCCGGTCGCTGGGCCTTCCGGATAGACAGTGGATCAAGAGGCTGCACATTTAATGGTACGGTAAAACCAAAGGACACTGACAGATCACTTTAGGTACTTCATCTACAGCaactccatccatccatctatcaatcCACCCATTTTCAGGCTGAGCAATGAAATCCAGACAACACTCCCAGCAacgctcatcagctcctcctgggggatgCCAAGGCATTCCCTGGCcaggagagatatgtaatccctccagtgtgttctgggtctcctcccagtCCGACATGCCTGGAACACCTCTAAAGGGAGGTGTCCAGGATGATCCtgacctcagctggctcctttcgaTGCGAAGGAGCAGCTCTACTCCTGGCCTCTCCcggatgtctgaactcctgaccctATTTCTAAGGCTGAGCCCATACACTCTctggaggaaactcatttcagcCTCTTGTATCTGCCTGTATCTATCCATAAGTGAGGGTTTGGACATAGACTgactggtaaattgagagcttcgCATTTGGGCTCAGCTCTTTCTTTACCAAGACGGTCCAGTGCAACACCCGCATCACTGCAGATGCTGCACCAATCCGCTGTCCATCTCACGCTCCATCTTACCCCAACTCGTGAATAAGACCCCGAGATACTTTAACTCCTCCGCTTGGAGCAGCAACTCCCTCCAAACTCTGAGGGGGTGATCCACCCTTTCCTAGAAGAGCACCATGGCCTCTCTTTTGGAAGTGCTGACTTTCATCCTGAGCTCCGCTACACATTCGGATGCAAACCGTCCCAGTGCGCGTTGGACATCATGGCGTGTTGAAGCAGCAACTCCACTCAATCTGTGCTTGTCgttgaaataatgaataatgttttaaagtagTTCTCAAAAGTCAAGACACTGACCATGAGAATGACCAAGCAATGTCCCAGAATCATTCTTACCTCCTCTCTTTGAAGGCAATGAAGGCAAAAATGCCTGAAAAATCAAAAATTCAAATGGTTTATATTGTAATGGTGTTTACATGTTAAAGTCAATGCTTGACTggcttttttcctctcttctcttcaaaGGTGAACCTGTGCAGCTCGGTGACTCATTCTGGAGCGATAATACCTGTGCACAGAGGTGTgcctgcacctcaacaggaCTGCAGTGCCACAACCAACCCTGCTCCTTTTCCCAAATATGCCGTCGTGATGCCTTCCAGTTTTCGTGCCAGACAGTGCAAAGGAGCACCTGCACCATTAGTGGTGATCCACACTACTATACCTTTGATAACACAGTGTTTCACTTCCAGGGCACCTGCACTTACGTTCTCTCTGAGCAATGTGGTCGTGGGCTGCCCTACTATAGAGTAGAGGGCAAAAACGAGCACCGGGGCAGCACTCGAGTTTCTTGGACTCGACTGGTCAAAGTGTTTGTCTATAATGAAACTATTGAGCTGGTCAAAGGACGTCGTAGTGAGGCTAAGGTTAGTATTTGGGACTGCATTGGTGTGCacttactgtaatatttttagCTTGTTCATAGTTTTATAACTGCCTTTGCTTGCTGTTGTGATTGCAGGTTAATGGAAACTTTGCAGCCACTCCATTCTACCTCAACAACGGAACTGTCCAGGTGTATGAGTCAGGTTTTTCTGTCATCGTCAGTACTGACTTTGGTTTGGAGGTATCTTATGACACAGATCATTATGTCAGAATCAGTGTACCCTACACTTACCAGAATGCAACATGTGGCCTGTGTGGAAACTTTAACAATGATCCTGGGGATGACTTGCGAACCCGCCAAGGTGAGGTTGTGAGCTCTGATGTGGTTTTTGCCAACAGTTGGCAAGCAACAGGGGACGATGAGCCTGGTTGTGAGACGCAATGTGCAGGTCTTGATTGTGCTTCCTGCACTGAGGATCAGAAAGCTTTATACAGCAATTCTGCCCATTGTGGTATCCTTGAGAGCAGTTCTGGACCCTTTGCTGCTTGCCATCAACAGCTTCCCCCACAGACCTTTGTGCCGAGTTGTGTGTACGATCTGTGTATAGGAGGAGGGTACCAGCCTATTCTGTGCCAAGCACTAAATGTGTATGCAAGTCAGTGCCAACTGAATGGTATACAGCTCCCAAGCTGGAGGAGACAAGACTTCTGTGGTATGTCTATAATATTACACGACACTATTTAAAAATCTTCTTTGAGTAAACTGTCCATGATGtcaacattaatgttttttccaGAAATCCCCTGCCCATCCAACAGCCATTTCGAATCCCAAGGCACGGGATGTCCTGCTACCTGTGTCAATCCCAATTCTACCTACAACTGTCCTCTACCTGCCCAGGAGAGCTGCATCTGTGATTCAGGCTTCGTCCTCAGTGGTGGGGTCTGTGTCCCTCAAGCTGAATGTGGCTGTAGCTTTGAGGGCAGCTACTACCGCTCTGGAGAAACTGTTATACTAGATCAGGACTGTGGGAGACGTTGCAACTGCAGTTATGGCTTCATGACCTGCCACTCCCATGATTGTGGCCCATTTGAATCATGCAGTGTGGAGGATGGAGAAAGAGGATGCAGACCTAAGAGCTATGGAACATGCTGGATAAGGGGCCCAGGTTCATATCATACATTTGATGGTCTGACATACCACTATCCTGGGGCATGTCGATTGACTCTTGCCAGAGTGATGGGATGGTCTAATCATCCCCATTTTGTAGTAACAGCAGAAAAAGTGCCCAGAGGCCAGCAGGGCTTTGCCAGGGTCCTGAAATTTGAGGCAGAGGGCACACATGTGTCCATTGAGATGGCAACAAGCAGCAGAGTTCAGGTAAGGTattgatatactgtatttcaaGAATTGATAAAGACAAATTCAATGACATTTATAACACCagacaaatataataattaaaaagtatATTATTAATTCTTCCTTGCATGCTTCTTTGTTGTAATCCTGTTTTGAATAACAATTCAttacaaaatatcaaaatactTGTTGTTTAAATTACCTTTTAGGTTGATGGTCAGATCATCATACTACCATTCAGCTCAGCGTCCAACAGAATCCGTATCCACCACAGCAGCATTCACAGTATCATCCTTCACACCTCCTTTGGTGTAACTGTGCAGACAGTCTGGCCTCACTTTGTGCGAGTCACTGCACCTGGAATCTACAATGGTTCACTTGGTGGACTCTGTGGTGATTACAATGGTCACCCACAGGATGACTTCCGCACACCCAATGGCATCTTGGTCAACAGCTCTCAGGTCTTTGGGGACAGTTGGCGAGATGGCTCCCTCGCTGCGCATTGTGTGGAAAGTGTAAATCGTAACTCTACAACAAATAACAACTCCAGTGAGTACTGTGGTACTCTTGTCTCACCGCATGGGCCATTTGCCCAATGTCAGGCCACAGTGGACCCATGGCAGCATGTTGAAGCATGTGGGGCAATCTCCAGGGCCTCTAGAGATCCAGCAACAGCGCAATGTGAGGTTCTACGTGATTATGCACTAAGGTGCCAGCAGAACGGCATTTCCCTAGGACACTGGAGGAATGCAACTGGGTGTGGTAAGCACTTTCCACTTTTGATTTACGTTTggaattaatatataaaatatctaaTGACCTTTGTGAATCAATCTTCTTGTCATTCTCCAGAGCAAACCTGCCCACTAAACAGCCATTATGAACTCTGTGGAACAACTTGTCCCTCTGCCTGTCCCAGCCTTTCCTTCCCCTATTCCTGTGACACCGTGTGCCAGGAGGgttgtcagtgtgatgatggtTTTGTCCTCAATGGTAACCAGTGCGTTCGACCAACAAACTGTGGATGCCATCACCAAGGACGCTATCGGGAAGGTGGTGAACAGTTCTGGGATGGTGAGGAATGTCGGAATTTGTGTAAGTGTAATGGCACAACTGGAGCAGTCCACTGTATCCCAAACACCTGTAGTCCCCAGGAGTCCTGCCGTGTGGTGGAGGGTGAGTTTGGCTGCCATCCAAACCCTCATGGCACCTGCTCTGCATCTGGGGACCCCCACTATCTCACGTTTGATGGCAAGGCCTATGACTTCCAGGGAACCTGCCGCTATGTTCTGGCAACCCTGTGCAACACCACTGATGGGCTCCGACAATTTTCTGTGGAAGCTAAGAATGAGCCGTGGAGTGGGTTGCCAGTTTCAATCACAGCTGAagtttatgtgaatgtgtgggGCTATCGAGTGCATATTTCCAGGGAGGGAAATGGTTTAGTTCAAGTAAGTTGTTAAAAGATATTCCTTATCAGATGATTGCTacacattatttaaattctGATTTAATCTAATTGGAAACAAATATTGACAACCATACCCATTGCtcttattaaataaataatataggGGCGTTTTCACAACAAcagcatttattttgttttaattgaaccATAGTTCATTTGGCCCCTTGTTTTCCGTACGTTTGCGTCGGTCAGAATGCAACTATCGCATTCAGGTTTTTCATCAAATTATTCGGTCCAAGACCACCAAAAAGAGGTGGTCTCGATCCGCGTCATCTGCTGAACTCTGGTGCAGTTCCGGTGGTAAGGAAGCAACCTGAAACAATTAGGTCTAAATTAATCTAGTGATAATGAATTATGGGTATGGGGGGCACTGAATTGTGGacaaaattatatatttcatttcatatattttacatttcctttatatatttattcctGAAGTGACGTGCAATGCATCTTTGGTGGAGGTGGGAAGTAACTAAGTATTTGTACTTCATtattgtacttaagtagatttttcaggtatctgtactttacttgagcatttatttttctgacgaCTTTTTGCTTTTactccctacatttgaacacaaataccTGTAATTTCTACcccttacattgtcaaaacaggcttgTTGCTTGTGTCAACCTTggtaacattataaaaagaagacatgttGATCATATCAAAATTCTCCACTGACAAAGTGGAGCTGTGGAGTGTGTGCATACCAATAATATGTGCAGACAGTacaggaatatgacagcagcagtaagACTCCTACTATaccaacacatgctgtgcactgtgcaaAGTTTACAGAGGTCTATTACAACAGcaatctgtgacagtgagtAAGTCATTGAGGAACGATTAATgcgatttaaaaaaatgagcgCGTTATGCTCAGCTCTTTATCACATTGCGATAAACGTGTTAACCCTGACAGCTCTAATATTgatatcatatatattatatatttatatatatgttctgTCTGAAATTTGGCTTGCAGCAAAGCTAGACTGtgtccagtgttttttttcctgtgcaggttgttaacaaaagaggaaaactatcCTATTTTGTGTGCATagaactttttttgtttagaGGTAAAAATTCTGAAAACGCCCTAagaactgtttttgtttttgcttaaGAAGAAGCtgtcagaaatgtgtaaaaagaaaacctgaTCTTTCTTCCAATTTCTCTTTTAGGTGAATGGAGTGACAAGAAATTTACCTATTCTCTTGAGCAGAGGTCAGGTGTCTATCTATGCAAGTGGACCTCGTGTATTTGTCAGTGCCGACTTTGGCTTGAGTGTCACCTATGATGGATACAGTACGGTGTTAATCTCTGTACCTTCAAATTACAGGTATCCATTGACTGGAATGCTTTGACCTCCTTAAAGAAGTtcaattattattcaagtgtatttaagatatttaataACCATCCATCATTTGATTCATGACAGTGaatgtatttacatgttttcatCAATACAGTGGAAAAACGTGTGGACTTTGTGGGAACTTCAACGGAAATCCAAATGATGACTTCCACACCCCGTCTGGAATGATGGTCACCTCCCCATCTCAGTTTGGGACATCCTGGAAAGTGGTGGGCAACTTCACTTGCAGTGATGGCTGtggctcctcctgtccacaATGTACCAATGATCTTCCTGCTAGAGCTCAGTGTGAGGTGATTCAAGCAGCCCAAGGACCCTTAAGCTTCTGCCatgagc
This window encodes:
- the LOC134003881 gene encoding alpha-tectorin-like, whose protein sequence is MAGQIMLTVLLLGIISLVTTQHSGPLYPINGTNSSRELDGSSPEIALQQPFLYFGHLYNQIYVNHNGYLTFNGSWYSWIPQRFPAHGASDIIAPFWTDLDHRENGQVYYNQYTSGRILQQATQDINRYFPGLNFHANWVFVATWYEVAYYPTTGTQTTVQAVLISGGRYSFVLMNYGIIALTNHIVQAGYDTVNSTHHFTIPGSFSNNATGGNSIFRLSSNVNVPGRWAFRIDSGSRGCTFNGEPVQLGDSFWSDNTCAQRCACTSTGLQCHNQPCSFSQICRRDAFQFSCQTVQRSTCTISGDPHYYTFDNTVFHFQGTCTYVLSEQCGRGLPYYRVEGKNEHRGSTRVSWTRLVKVFVYNETIELVKGRRSEAKVNGNFAATPFYLNNGTVQVYESGFSVIVSTDFGLEVSYDTDHYVRISVPYTYQNATCGLCGNFNNDPGDDLRTRQGEVVSSDVVFANSWQATGDDEPGCETQCAGLDCASCTEDQKALYSNSAHCGILESSSGPFAACHQQLPPQTFVPSCVYDLCIGGGYQPILCQALNVYASQCQLNGIQLPSWRRQDFCEIPCPSNSHFESQGTGCPATCVNPNSTYNCPLPAQESCICDSGFVLSGGVCVPQAECGCSFEGSYYRSGETVILDQDCGRRCNCSYGFMTCHSHDCGPFESCSVEDGERGCRPKSYGTCWIRGPGSYHTFDGLTYHYPGACRLTLARVMGWSNHPHFVVTAEKVPRGQQGFARVLKFEAEGTHVSIEMATSSRVQVDGQIIILPFSSASNRIRIHHSSIHSIILHTSFGVTVQTVWPHFVRVTAPGIYNGSLGGLCGDYNGHPQDDFRTPNGILVNSSQVFGDSWRDGSLAAHCVESVNRNSTTNNNSSEYCGTLVSPHGPFAQCQATVDPWQHVEACGAISRASRDPATAQCEVLRDYALRCQQNGISLGHWRNATGCEQTCPLNSHYELCGTTCPSACPSLSFPYSCDTVCQEGCQCDDGFVLNGNQCVRPTNCGCHHQGRYREGGEQFWDGEECRNLCKCNGTTGAVHCIPNTCSPQESCRVVEGEFGCHPNPHGTCSASGDPHYLTFDGKAYDFQGTCRYVLATLCNTTDGLRQFSVEAKNEPWSGLPVSITAEVYVNVWGYRVHISREGNGLVQVNGVTRNLPILLSRGQVSIYASGPRVFVSADFGLSVTYDGYSTVLISVPSNYSGKTCGLCGNFNGNPNDDFHTPSGMMVTSPSQFGTSWKVVGNFTCSDGCGSSCPQCTNDLPARAQCEVIQAAQGPLSFCHEQVDPRPFFSDCVFDVCVSRNEGQDLLCRAIQAYVSACQSANVRIYPWRQNTTCRLDCPANSHYELCGTDCGQACASVTDATCEQVCSEGCFCGEGFVRSGTHCVPVERCGCQYDGFYYEAGESFWTEGCSQRCECHAPNDLHCSAASCTPAQECTIKKGQLGCFNAITTCTVWGDPHYITFDGALAHFQGTCSYIITESVSHSTNETEFQVVATNNHRGNNHVSFVSAVDIYLSNHPEIAYVRIGPNKRVKVNDAEVSLPTTAGTLARVLRQGSYVVVDAGDLIVQFDGRSTLLVRIGQNRENRVTGMCGNFNSDRADDKVLPNGILAQNDNEFGHSWKANTSQPSCGSTDDRSGDGLNDCPFREQYSELCSVITNSSGPFSACHLHSDPQPFFSSCVYDLCLYTPANGMLCSAVSAYERTCSVLGLNIPEWRSALLCAESDPCEHLDCTEYEWCGEKDGVYGCFCDEHHHRSNNESYDSSITCISSSGTMSLSRCQLFEAGFQPSALHLREDSCNGTVQDGRLVFHFNNDDQLCGTILRSNGTHFIYENTVQGDVDPHEGLISRQRNLPFCCVYPLTDTLSMTVGINPVESIVRKKLPSGHGQYHMRMIPYQDAGFRFPLTSNRNIVVEVDQRLYIEVRTEGVDQRQVSTTLDSCWASPVNSASYPRRWDLITAECPNPADGTVELTQNGVSTAARFSFRMFTFTNFSSIYLHCQVHLCLLSHNNCTTHCYPGYHRRVQRDVSYHDTASISLGPLELTPNSRGLLQMSSASGKLTSLVILIVSLLTAKTLI